From Deinococcus sp. KSM4-11, a single genomic window includes:
- a CDS encoding FadR/GntR family transcriptional regulator, protein MAKVPVHRQAQLAIRRFIEEQHLQPGDVLPPEAQLARDMGISRLSLREGVKSLEAVGILEARQGEGLYVKAFSFDSIVENLPYSFATDGRSLRDLLQVRTALEEGLVGMVVARTTPGQLAQLEALVAKMLAKAATGRTFEDENREFHRVLYAPLENVFLDRLVGLFWEVFHRLNATADMSQWNLAQTAHDHRAIVDALRAGTATQVTAAMHAHFQQIHARLNPEQPAPVVADLGFGAAGQR, encoded by the coding sequence ATCGCCAAGGTACCCGTACATCGACAGGCCCAGCTGGCCATCCGCCGCTTCATTGAAGAACAGCACCTGCAGCCAGGCGACGTCCTGCCGCCCGAGGCCCAGCTGGCCCGGGACATGGGCATCAGCCGACTGTCCCTGCGTGAAGGCGTCAAATCCCTGGAAGCCGTCGGCATCCTCGAAGCGCGGCAGGGAGAGGGCCTCTACGTCAAGGCCTTCTCCTTCGACAGCATTGTTGAGAACCTCCCCTACTCCTTCGCCACCGATGGCAGATCTCTGCGTGACCTGCTGCAGGTGCGCACGGCACTCGAGGAGGGCCTGGTCGGCATGGTGGTCGCCCGCACCACGCCCGGCCAACTGGCCCAACTTGAGGCGCTGGTGGCGAAAATGCTCGCCAAGGCTGCCACCGGCCGCACCTTCGAGGATGAAAACCGCGAATTCCACCGCGTCCTGTACGCCCCCCTGGAGAACGTCTTCCTCGACCGGCTGGTGGGGTTGTTCTGGGAAGTCTTCCACCGCCTCAACGCCACCGCCGACATGTCGCAGTGGAACCTCGCACAGACCGCCCACGACCACAGGGCCATTGTGGATGCCCTGCGCGCCGGAACGGCCACACAGGTCACGGCAGCGATGCACGCCCACTTCCAACAGATCCACGCCCGCCTGAACCCGGAACAGCCCGCCCCTGTGGTCGCCGATCTGGGATTCGGCGCCGCCGGCCAGCGTTGA
- a CDS encoding GAF domain-containing protein: MPELPPPATPFPPEELATQRAWSFVQTWWRVTQALGTSVTPEHVIDTVVHEGVQALGADAGSVFLSHPDGQALELSATVGYEPSLLADWRHLPLTRITPSTEAFLSRVPVIVETVEQAVHDYPVLRGVMASTAGSLVALPLLVGEETLGVLALTFHKERAFDAMDRAFLGTLASLCAQSLQRSTALAEAQRLNEQLGFLAEASTILSRSLDLPTILDAIAHLTIPRIADWCVIHLPGENGQLEPVTIVHQDPAQVSFLRAFTRRHPTSATADSGVGRVFTTGRAELVPTITDEMYEASPLDEASKEEVRQLQLRSIINVPMVAAGTVVGVLGLARTHVDRAYTPADLELAQQVANRAGKAVENARLHQALQVELHERTQVQRALDAMNLQLEDRVRERTAELQQLNEELQAFAHSVSHDLRTPIRHITSFADLLERQLPTGNARAEQALGQIRHGAQRLTATVDGLLLLSQASQQPLHRTDVNLHQLTRQVIDTLSADATARSVEWRLSPLPTVQGDAGLLTLVLQNLLGNALKYSSQSDCAVVEVSASHMEDGTLISIRDNGVGFDATYAHKLFLPFQRLHHPSEFEGTGLGLANVRRIVQRHGGQVWAASVPGEGATFSFLLPD, encoded by the coding sequence ATGCCCGAGCTGCCACCGCCCGCCACGCCCTTTCCACCCGAAGAGCTGGCCACCCAGCGGGCCTGGTCGTTCGTGCAGACCTGGTGGCGCGTCACCCAGGCGCTGGGCACCAGTGTGACGCCCGAACACGTTATCGACACCGTGGTGCACGAGGGCGTGCAGGCCCTGGGCGCCGACGCCGGCTCGGTGTTTCTCTCTCACCCGGATGGTCAGGCGCTGGAGCTCAGCGCCACCGTCGGCTACGAGCCCAGTCTCCTGGCCGACTGGCGGCACCTTCCCTTGACCCGCATTACCCCCTCCACCGAGGCGTTCCTCAGCCGGGTTCCCGTGATCGTGGAAACGGTCGAACAGGCCGTCCACGATTACCCCGTGCTGCGCGGCGTCATGGCAAGCACGGCCGGGAGCCTGGTCGCCCTGCCGCTGCTGGTGGGAGAGGAGACCCTGGGCGTCCTTGCGCTCACCTTCCACAAAGAACGCGCCTTTGACGCCATGGACCGGGCCTTCCTGGGCACGCTGGCGTCATTGTGCGCGCAGTCGCTGCAACGCAGTACGGCCCTCGCCGAAGCCCAGCGGCTCAATGAACAGTTGGGCTTCCTGGCCGAGGCCAGCACCATCCTCAGCCGCTCACTGGACCTGCCGACCATCCTGGACGCCATCGCCCACCTGACCATCCCGCGCATCGCCGACTGGTGCGTCATTCACCTGCCCGGCGAGAACGGCCAGCTCGAACCGGTGACCATCGTTCACCAGGATCCGGCCCAGGTGTCCTTTCTCAGGGCGTTCACCCGGCGGCATCCCACCAGCGCCACCGCCGACTCCGGCGTCGGCCGGGTTTTCACCACCGGCCGGGCCGAACTCGTTCCCACGATCACCGATGAGATGTACGAGGCCAGCCCGCTGGACGAAGCGTCGAAGGAGGAGGTGCGGCAACTGCAATTGCGCTCCATCATCAACGTACCGATGGTGGCGGCCGGCACCGTGGTGGGGGTGCTCGGGCTGGCACGGACGCACGTGGACCGGGCCTATACGCCAGCCGATCTGGAGCTGGCCCAGCAGGTCGCCAACCGGGCGGGCAAGGCGGTCGAGAACGCCCGGCTGCACCAGGCCCTCCAGGTGGAACTCCATGAACGGACGCAGGTGCAGCGGGCCCTGGATGCCATGAACCTCCAGCTGGAAGACCGGGTGCGGGAACGCACCGCCGAACTCCAGCAGCTCAACGAGGAGTTGCAGGCCTTCGCGCATTCGGTCTCACATGACCTGCGCACGCCCATCCGGCACATCACCAGTTTCGCCGATCTCCTCGAGCGCCAGCTTCCGACCGGGAACGCCCGTGCCGAGCAGGCCCTCGGCCAGATCCGCCATGGCGCGCAGCGGCTCACGGCGACCGTGGACGGACTCCTGCTGCTCTCACAGGCCAGCCAGCAACCCCTGCACCGAACCGACGTGAACCTGCACCAGCTGACCCGGCAGGTGATCGACACGCTGAGTGCCGACGCGACCGCCCGATCCGTCGAGTGGCGGCTCTCCCCCCTTCCCACCGTGCAGGGAGACGCCGGACTGCTGACGCTGGTGCTGCAGAACCTGCTGGGCAACGCCCTGAAGTACTCGTCCCAATCGGACTGTGCCGTGGTCGAGGTGTCGGCCAGCCACATGGAGGACGGCACCCTGATCTCCATCCGGGACAATGGGGTGGGCTTCGACGCGACGTACGCGCACAAGCTGTTCCTGCCCTTCCAGCGGTTGCATCACCCGTCCGAATTCGAGGGCACGGGCCTTGGCCTGGCGAACGTGCGACGGATTGTGCAGCGCCATGGCGGGCAGGTCTGGGCCGCGAGTGTGCCTGGGGAAGGCGCCACCTTCAGCTTCCTGCTGCCCGACTGA